A window of Deinococcus carri genomic DNA:
GGGCCGGAAATCGGGGTCGCCAGCACCAAGGCGTACACGTCGATGGTCAGTGCCTTCGTGATGCTGGCGCTGTGGCTGGGACGCGCCCGCGGCACGCTGAGCGAGATGGAAGCGAAGGACCTCCTGCACGCCGCCCGCGAGCTGCCCCGCCTGGTGGAGGAGGCGCTGGCCCCCGAGCGCGTCGAGCAGATCAGGCGCGTGGCCGAGAAGTATGCCCACGCCCGCGACTACCTGTTCCTGGGCCGCGGCGTGAACGCGCCCACCGCCTACGAGGGTGCGCTCAAGCTCAAGGAAATCAGCTACATCCACGCCGAGGCCTACGCGGCGGGCGAGATGAAGCACGGCCCCATCGCCCTGATCGACGCCCAGCTGCCCGTCGTGGTGGTCGCCACCGAGAGCCGCCTGCTGGAAAAGACCATCAGCAACGTGCAGGAGGTCCGCGCCCGCAGCGGCAAGGTGATCCTGCTGCTCAGCGACGGCGACAGCGAGAACGCCCGCCACGCCGACGACGTGCTGTACGTGCCCCGCGCGCACGAGATGGTCAGCCCGGTGGTGAACGCTGTCGCCATGCAACTGCTGGCCTACTTCACCGCGACCGCGCTGGGCAAGGACGTGGACAAGCCGCGCAACCTCGCCAAGAGTGTGACGGTGGAATAAAACAGGAGTCTGGAAGGGGCGGGGGCCGTGTGCCTGCCGCCCCTTCGCTCATTCCGCCCCGGCCAGCACCACGTACCGTTCCTCCTGATAGGGGAGGCCCCTGGCGGTGGCCCGCGTCTCCCAGTCCTCCTGCCGCGCCTCCTCGCCCATCCATTCGCAGCGGGTGACCCAGTCCTCCCAGCGCGGTGTCCAGGCCCGCACCGACACGCGCCACTCGCCGTGGATAGTCCAGCCCACCGCGACGAGGCGCTCCGGCACCTGCGGCACCTCCAGCGTCGGCCCCACGTACAGGAACCGGCCGCCCGGCGCGGCGACAGCGGGCAGGTGCCCGATCACCCCGGTCGGCCCACGCCGCGACACGATCAGGTCGAAGGGTCCCCGCAGGGCATCCGGCACCGCGCCGCGCCCGTCCCACAGGCAGAATTCGGCATGGGGCGCGTTGTCGCGGGCCAGTGCCAGCAGTTCGGGCTGGCGGTCGTAGGCGACCCAGCGCGCGGTCTGTGCGCCAAACCGCGCCGCGTCCGGGCCGTGGCCGCAGCCGGCCTCCAGCACCCGCACCCCTGGCCCCAGCCGCTCGGCGAGCAGCGCATCGAAGGTGAGTTCGGGGTCGGGGCCATCCAGCACGCGGGTCCAGGGATGCCGGTAGCCGCCCAGCTCGCGGGCCAACCGGGCGTACCACTCACGGGAATGCGGCGTAAGCTTCATGTGAGGGGCAGCGTACCGTCCGGACAGGCAAGATGGGGGCGTGAGTCGGCACTCTTCGGGCGAGCAATCCAGGCGGGAGTGGTTCAGCGAGGCCATCGGGCGCACCCGGTTCGTGGTGCTGATTGCGGTCGTCGCCGTGCTGCTGGTGTCCTTCAGCCTGTTTCTTCAGGGCACCATCCTGGCGCTGCAAACCATCTACCAGACCTGGCGCGATCTGCTCGTTGCGGGGGGCGACACCCAGACCGGCTCGCTGTCGGTCCAGTTTCTGGAGGTGGTCAGCACCATGCTCAAGGCGGTGGTGTTCTACATCATCGGCGTGGGCCTGTACTCGCTGTTCATCAAGCCGCTCAACCTGACGAGCGCGCTGGGCGTGGAGAGCCTCTCGGACCTGGAGCAGAAAGTGGTGTCGGTGGTCGTCGTGATTCTGGGCGTGACCTTTCTGGAACACTTCATCCGCTGGGAAAAGCCGCTGGAGACGCTGTATTTCGCGGGGGCCTTCGCGCTGGCGGGGGGGGCGCTGGTCTTCTTCCAGCGGGTCCACCGCGGGCAGGGCGGCGACCTCCAGCAGCCCGAGGCCAAACTGCGCGCCCGCCGCGAACTCTTCGAGCACGACACCGAGCAGCGAGAGATCAGGGAGGAGGAGGTG
This region includes:
- a CDS encoding class I SAM-dependent methyltransferase; amino-acid sequence: MKLTPHSREWYARLARELGGYRHPWTRVLDGPDPELTFDALLAERLGPGVRVLEAGCGHGPDAARFGAQTARWVAYDRQPELLALARDNAPHAEFCLWDGRGAVPDALRGPFDLIVSRRGPTGVIGHLPAVAAPGGRFLYVGPTLEVPQVPERLVAVGWTIHGEWRVSVRAWTPRWEDWVTRCEWMGEEARQEDWETRATARGLPYQEERYVVLAGAE
- a CDS encoding YqhA family protein, whose protein sequence is MSRHSSGEQSRREWFSEAIGRTRFVVLIAVVAVLLVSFSLFLQGTILALQTIYQTWRDLLVAGGDTQTGSLSVQFLEVVSTMLKAVVFYIIGVGLYSLFIKPLNLTSALGVESLSDLEQKVVSVVVVILGVTFLEHFIRWEKPLETLYFAGAFALAGGALVFFQRVHRGQGGDLQQPEAKLRARRELFEHDTEQREIREEEVQHAALATESKLTGNVDAQEGSG